In the genome of Myxococcus stipitatus, one region contains:
- a CDS encoding DUF5906 domain-containing protein, with product MAKTPLVKVVPLERYLARRPGGHSFNSDLLTQKAAEDYLMLRGLLPSRDTWPRGASPLAISPDVPKLCIGVMGLECRPNAPELLLREDETFAVNTWEAPTLTPTPGEWPDVRRVLLWLAEDEAGLDWLLNWIAFKVQNPGARPGTAVLLQGPPGTGKNVLYRIVAHLLGPANCVQIGEADLAKPYNHHYATKLLVFANELLDNHKRGGSLGDGLKATITDSEVFLENKGVARTLAVNRVALLAATNRTKPIELEESDRRWTVFHNKTKPAEYHHTNLGMTHRDFLEALHAPGSDDTFTLEFMRQVAAFAYEMNTREVDLRRVRRPHENESRVELQQLSAPVTEQFLRELGESPDPDHQIRDWAMLVPHAASTWHAPPGPRVGKTKAFVNDALFAAIVGFCKVIGQKHPPQKRTFLNSLKAAGWVEQRDSKSRGWLPPWHATGDEAPVHEGSKVVPFSTPRALASPGPSSATPILRHQPFQTEPS from the coding sequence GTGGCGAAGACTCCTCTGGTGAAGGTCGTCCCCCTGGAGCGCTACCTCGCGCGCAGGCCCGGTGGACACTCCTTCAATTCGGACCTCCTCACCCAGAAGGCAGCAGAGGACTACCTGATGCTTCGGGGCCTCCTGCCCTCTCGCGACACATGGCCCCGAGGAGCCAGCCCCCTGGCCATATCGCCCGACGTGCCGAAGCTGTGCATCGGAGTGATGGGGCTCGAATGCCGCCCCAACGCGCCGGAGCTGTTGCTGCGCGAGGACGAGACGTTCGCGGTCAACACCTGGGAGGCGCCAACGCTCACCCCTACGCCGGGGGAATGGCCCGACGTGCGACGCGTCCTTCTCTGGCTCGCGGAGGATGAAGCCGGGCTCGATTGGCTCCTGAATTGGATTGCGTTCAAGGTGCAGAACCCCGGCGCCAGGCCCGGAACCGCCGTCCTGCTTCAAGGCCCGCCGGGCACCGGGAAGAACGTGCTCTATCGCATCGTCGCGCACCTGCTCGGCCCAGCGAACTGCGTGCAGATTGGGGAGGCAGACCTCGCCAAGCCCTATAACCACCACTACGCCACGAAGCTGTTGGTCTTCGCGAATGAGCTGCTCGACAACCACAAGCGCGGTGGGTCGCTGGGCGATGGGCTCAAGGCGACCATCACCGATAGCGAGGTGTTCCTGGAGAACAAGGGCGTTGCCCGGACCCTCGCGGTCAATCGCGTCGCGCTCCTCGCGGCGACCAACCGCACCAAGCCCATCGAGCTTGAGGAGAGCGACCGGCGTTGGACCGTCTTCCACAACAAGACGAAGCCTGCCGAGTACCACCACACCAACCTGGGAATGACTCACCGAGACTTCCTGGAAGCTCTCCATGCTCCGGGCTCGGATGACACCTTCACCCTGGAATTCATGCGGCAAGTAGCCGCCTTCGCCTACGAGATGAACACCCGCGAGGTGGACCTCCGACGAGTCCGCCGCCCACACGAGAACGAATCTCGCGTGGAGCTTCAGCAGCTCAGCGCGCCTGTAACGGAGCAGTTCCTACGAGAACTCGGTGAGAGCCCCGACCCAGACCATCAGATTCGCGATTGGGCAATGCTGGTGCCTCACGCCGCCTCGACCTGGCATGCCCCTCCGGGTCCCCGAGTCGGCAAGACCAAAGCGTTCGTGAACGATGCCCTCTTCGCGGCAATCGTGGGGTTCTGCAAGGTCATCGGCCAGAAGCATCCTCCCCAGAAGCGGACGTTCCTGAACTCGTTGAAGGCGGCGGGCTGGGTTGAGCAACGCGACAGCAAGTCTCGGGGCTGGCTCCCACCGTGGCACGCGACAGGTGACGAAGCTCCCGTCCACGAAGGCTCGAAGGTCGTCCCCTTCTCCACTCCTCGTGCCCTGGCCTCTCCAGGCCCCTCCAGTGCGACTCCCATCCTGCGTCACCAGCCCTTCCAAACCGAGCCTTCCTGA
- a CDS encoding helix-turn-helix domain-containing protein: MNSCPPYSSLGGPDFLTVEEAAALLRVNRKTLYEAIRLGQVPGVMRLGRVLRIRRITLVQWPSGNSGPALGENR; the protein is encoded by the coding sequence ATGAACTCATGCCCGCCCTACAGCTCCCTTGGGGGACCTGACTTCCTCACCGTGGAAGAAGCAGCCGCGCTCCTGCGCGTGAACCGGAAGACGCTCTATGAGGCCATCCGGCTCGGGCAGGTGCCTGGAGTCATGCGCCTCGGAAGAGTCCTCCGCATCCGCCGAATCACCCTGGTACAGTGGCCATCGGGTAACAGCGGTCCTGCGCTCGGAGAGAACCGATGA
- a CDS encoding tyrosine-type recombinase/integrase, giving the protein MSVRLRKWKTKENKVQEAWWVDVKYQHPDGRVERIRKASPLNTRRGAEEYERQVRHALLTGTFGKEKTQEKRILTFEEFTPRFLTYSENNNKGSTIESKRNILARHILPFFGNMLLESIGLEQIENFKAAMRKKRSCARGRKDTASPKSVRKRKGSGPPPMSLRYINNTLSVLHKVLALAQEQGAVTHLPRVKLFKLGKTAFDFLTFEEAERLVAESEPEWRALLLVAIKTGLRQGELMGLKWIDLDLQRGKLQVRRSIWKGIEGLPKGGRERTVDLPLSTVEALKAHRHLRGAYVFCQEDGQLLTAGLMRRPLERCLQQANIHREQGHIGWHDLRHTYGSHLAMRGVPLKVIQELMGHATIEMTMRYAHLSPETRENAVQQLDRPSPFQQAASGQITEGAHWGHTPEPRTWSTPASL; this is encoded by the coding sequence ATGAGCGTCAGACTGCGGAAGTGGAAGACGAAGGAGAACAAGGTGCAGGAGGCGTGGTGGGTGGACGTGAAGTACCAGCACCCCGACGGGCGAGTGGAACGCATCCGTAAGGCGTCTCCGCTGAACACCCGTCGCGGCGCCGAAGAGTACGAGCGTCAGGTCCGCCATGCGCTACTGACTGGAACCTTCGGGAAGGAGAAGACTCAAGAGAAGCGCATCCTCACATTCGAGGAGTTCACCCCGCGCTTCCTCACCTACAGCGAGAACAACAACAAGGGCTCTACCATCGAGAGCAAGCGGAACATCTTGGCCCGTCACATCCTCCCCTTCTTCGGGAACATGCTCCTGGAGTCCATCGGTCTTGAGCAGATCGAGAACTTCAAGGCGGCCATGCGGAAGAAGCGCTCCTGCGCTCGTGGACGCAAGGACACGGCTTCACCGAAGTCTGTTCGCAAGCGCAAGGGCTCCGGCCCACCGCCCATGAGTCTCAGGTACATCAACAACACGCTGTCCGTGCTCCACAAGGTTCTCGCGTTGGCACAGGAACAGGGAGCCGTCACTCATCTCCCGCGTGTGAAGCTCTTCAAGTTGGGGAAGACCGCTTTCGACTTCCTCACCTTTGAGGAGGCCGAGAGGCTTGTCGCGGAGTCCGAGCCCGAATGGAGGGCGCTGCTCCTTGTCGCGATCAAGACAGGGCTTCGACAGGGGGAGCTGATGGGGCTCAAGTGGATCGACCTGGACTTGCAACGCGGCAAGCTCCAGGTCCGGCGCTCAATCTGGAAGGGAATTGAGGGACTGCCCAAGGGCGGGCGTGAGCGGACAGTGGATCTCCCGCTCTCGACGGTCGAAGCCCTCAAGGCACATCGGCACCTCCGAGGCGCCTACGTGTTCTGCCAGGAGGATGGTCAGCTCCTCACCGCAGGACTGATGAGGCGACCCCTTGAGCGCTGCTTGCAGCAAGCGAACATCCACCGAGAGCAGGGGCATATTGGTTGGCACGACTTGCGCCATACCTACGGCAGCCACCTCGCCATGCGTGGAGTCCCCTTGAAGGTCATCCAGGAGTTGATGGGCCACGCCACCATCGAGATGACGATGAGGTACGCCCACCTCTCCCCGGAGACCCGCGAGAACGCGGTCCAACAGCTCGACCGCCCCAGCCCCTTCCAACAAGCCGCTTCGGGTCAAATCACCGAAGGGGCACACTGGGGGCACACGCCTGAACCACGGACATGGAGCACCCCAGCAAGCCTTTGA
- a CDS encoding SIMPL domain-containing protein, with amino-acid sequence MFNVRPIRSWLLSAVMLTSLGAFAQGPAAPRPAVDPSARTLRVEGTGEVKAQPDEAFIDLAVETLAPNAKAAGEQNAKKMEKVIGALTGAGIARKEIQTRNFSVYPDYGPPAPNETEPKLKGYRVSNLVSVHVTELSRVGSLLDQALAAGANRVDQVRFGLAKQDAVQGEALRQAVARARKSAEVLAAALNVKLGAVVDASTVTEPPQLYPARFAMAEASDARVSTPIQPEEQTVSAKVTLIYVIESAR; translated from the coding sequence ATGTTCAACGTTCGACCCATCCGTTCCTGGTTGCTCTCTGCCGTCATGCTCACGTCGCTGGGAGCCTTCGCGCAGGGCCCGGCCGCGCCGCGCCCGGCGGTGGACCCTTCGGCGCGCACGCTGCGCGTGGAGGGAACCGGTGAGGTGAAGGCGCAGCCGGACGAGGCCTTCATCGACCTGGCGGTGGAGACGCTGGCGCCCAACGCGAAGGCGGCGGGTGAGCAGAACGCGAAGAAGATGGAGAAGGTGATTGGCGCGCTGACGGGCGCGGGCATCGCGCGCAAGGAAATCCAGACGCGCAACTTCTCGGTGTACCCGGACTACGGGCCTCCGGCGCCGAACGAGACGGAGCCGAAGCTGAAGGGCTACCGGGTGAGCAACCTGGTGTCGGTGCACGTCACGGAGCTGTCGCGCGTGGGCAGCCTGCTGGACCAGGCGCTGGCGGCGGGTGCGAACCGCGTGGACCAGGTGCGCTTCGGCCTGGCGAAGCAGGACGCGGTGCAGGGTGAGGCGCTGCGGCAGGCGGTGGCGCGTGCGCGCAAGTCGGCCGAGGTGCTGGCCGCGGCGCTGAACGTGAAGCTGGGCGCGGTGGTGGACGCGAGCACGGTGACGGAGCCGCCGCAGCTCTACCCGGCGCGCTTCGCGATGGCGGAGGCCTCTGACGCCCGCGTCTCCACGCCCATCCAGCCGGAGGAGCAGACGGTCTCCGCGAAGGTGACGCTCATCTACGTCATCGAGTCCGCGCGGTAG
- a CDS encoding hemerythrin domain-containing protein: protein MDAIALLKADHKTVEQLFRKFEKAGANAHKLKRKLVEQMVHALSVHAAIEEQVFYPMARARSESLKDEVLRSLEEHHVVKWVLSELDELPPEAERFDAKVYVLMETVRAHVLEEETTLFPEVKKALRPQELRELGALLEKAKQSAPTHPHPMAPDTPPGNLVAGAVSAVMDMGRDVLRAARRKATTRVREVTGRAMKVPKPQVSEYETGDAASH from the coding sequence ATGGATGCCATCGCGTTGCTGAAGGCGGACCACAAGACGGTGGAGCAGCTCTTCCGCAAGTTCGAGAAGGCGGGCGCCAACGCCCACAAGCTCAAGCGCAAGCTGGTGGAGCAGATGGTCCACGCGCTGTCGGTGCACGCCGCCATCGAGGAGCAGGTCTTCTACCCCATGGCGCGAGCGCGCTCGGAGTCCCTGAAGGACGAGGTGCTCCGCTCGCTGGAAGAGCACCACGTCGTGAAGTGGGTGCTGTCGGAGCTGGACGAGCTCCCTCCGGAGGCGGAGCGCTTCGACGCGAAGGTGTATGTGCTGATGGAGACCGTGCGCGCACACGTGCTCGAGGAAGAGACCACTCTTTTCCCAGAAGTGAAGAAAGCGCTGCGGCCGCAGGAGCTGCGGGAGCTGGGGGCGTTGTTGGAGAAGGCGAAGCAGTCGGCGCCCACGCATCCGCACCCGATGGCGCCGGACACGCCGCCGGGCAACCTGGTGGCGGGGGCGGTGTCGGCGGTGATGGACATGGGACGCGATGTGCTGAGGGCCGCGCGCCGCAAGGCCACGACGCGTGTGCGGGAAGTCACCGGCCGCGCGATGAAGGTCCCGAAGCCACAAGTCTCGGAGTATGAGACGGGCGATGCCGCGAGTCATTGA
- a CDS encoding PDR/VanB family oxidoreductase, with product MNTVMNDALRVRVARIAGEAEDVLSYELVAEEGGALPSFEPGAHVDVRVPGRESVLRSYSLCNDAEETHRYVIAVQRDARGRGGSRAMHERVREGDVLVVSAPRNDFPLLFARSYVLVAGGIGITPLLSMARQLQRTGADYTLYYCARAPERAAFHALLSTAPFADRVRFHFDGGEPEKGLDVSGLLATRKPGTRLYCCGPSGLMKAVRDASARHRWPWEKVHFESFNADGVSAASGKEDMDFEVAIRSTGQVLSVPRDQSLLNVLRRNGVRVPSDCEAGTCGTCVTRVCEGQPEHRDSFFQQEPAGDGRMLVCVSRARSKRLVLDL from the coding sequence GTGAACACGGTGATGAATGATGCCTTGCGCGTTCGCGTGGCACGCATCGCGGGCGAGGCCGAAGACGTCCTGTCGTACGAGCTGGTCGCGGAAGAGGGCGGCGCGCTCCCGTCCTTCGAACCCGGTGCTCACGTGGACGTGCGCGTGCCAGGACGCGAGTCCGTGCTGCGCTCGTACTCGCTCTGCAACGACGCGGAGGAGACGCACCGGTATGTCATCGCCGTGCAGCGGGATGCGCGAGGCCGCGGGGGCTCGCGCGCCATGCACGAGCGCGTCCGCGAGGGCGACGTCCTGGTGGTGAGCGCGCCTCGCAATGACTTCCCGCTGCTGTTCGCGCGCAGCTACGTGCTGGTGGCCGGTGGCATCGGCATCACGCCGCTCCTGTCCATGGCGCGCCAGCTCCAGCGCACCGGCGCCGACTACACGCTGTACTACTGCGCGCGTGCTCCCGAGCGCGCCGCGTTCCACGCGCTCCTGTCCACCGCGCCGTTCGCGGACCGGGTGCGCTTCCACTTCGACGGCGGTGAGCCCGAGAAGGGGCTCGACGTGTCGGGGCTGCTCGCCACGCGCAAGCCCGGGACGCGGCTCTACTGCTGCGGTCCCTCCGGGCTGATGAAGGCCGTGCGCGACGCGTCCGCCCGGCACCGCTGGCCCTGGGAGAAGGTCCACTTCGAGTCCTTCAACGCCGACGGTGTCAGCGCCGCCAGCGGCAAGGAGGACATGGACTTCGAGGTCGCCATCCGCAGCACCGGTCAGGTGCTCAGCGTGCCCAGGGACCAGTCCCTGCTCAACGTGCTGCGCCGCAACGGCGTGCGCGTGCCCAGCGACTGCGAGGCCGGCACGTGCGGCACCTGCGTGACGCGCGTCTGCGAAGGCCAGCCCGAGCACCGCGACTCGTTCTTCCAGCAGGAGCCCGCGGGGGATGGACGCATGCTGGTCTGCGTGTCGCGGGCCCGCTCCAAGCGGCTGGTGCTGGACTTGTGA
- a CDS encoding two-component regulator propeller domain-containing protein: MWIPGHRPRAVWRGLLGVVLLAGLVLARPGFALDPQRRVSQYSQDSWRSDDGLPQNSLLALAQTRDGYVWLGTWEGLVRFDGARFVVFDKRNTPELRSHAIKALAEDASGVLWVGTDQGLVAYAEGRFQRAPGASAPLEGVRVEELLVGEGSLWVGTSGGLWQVPLGEGVARHFTEADGLPGSFITAIARAGGDNRLWVGTKAGVALLEGGQVLRTPFPVPGPDPHPGVTALYQDVSGTLWMGTDAGLFSWNGAVVTRFTVAEGLPAIVTALFADSQGSLWVGTRRGGLVRREADGFSAPLHGAGLAEAEVLSLLEDRDGSLWVGTYSGLFRLRDGPFATYGGPEGLTNETVSTVLEDRRGTVWFGTVGGGLFYLRDGRIQRMEDFEGGTDPVITALHEAPDGTLWAGSKAGAFRYDGHRFAKSSRVQGLPDDVVTSILVDSRGTQWFGTRKGLARVRGGDVMVFGPRQGLGEPVIVMAEDAAGAVWLGSEGGLWRYEEGKGLRRYTLKDGLPGEVVLSLLTDPDGTVWVGTETGLGRWRNGEWTRYSVSQHGLYDDAVFSIVSDGDGYLWMSSNKGVSRVSRRELDEVADSRRSRLAVMGFDQTDGMRSAECNGNTQPSGWRGKDGRLWFTTIQGAIVVDPVRVRASRQPPEVRIEEVRVQGQLVPVKGPVELRPDGSRLDIRFTAFTPGDAVRLPFRYRLVGHDDGWVRAEIRRATYTGLRPGRYRFEVQAEGRDGGWTEPVSLEVLLEPSLWQRTDFWALFVLGLGMLGVSVYLLRVGQLKARERWLEERVQERTRELARANEELEANVRTLRQTQAQLVQAGRMAAVGQLAAGVGHEINNPLAYIVSNLEHASEESDALARELGEARDAGIRLREVGQALREALHGADRVRRIVRDLKTFSRPDDEMQGPVELGAVLDSAVKIAMGELRPRAKVVRDYGDVTWVEGSEARLAQVFLNLLINAAQALPEGHAEENEVRLVTRAGPEGWVVAEVRDTGTGIAPESLGRIFDPFYTTKPVGVGTGLGLSLCHAYVTAMGGTISVESELGRGSVFRVALRRARDVSAVMSAEGRRRGVTGSRSVRGTGERAAFGELGQGARSTADRASSSLGHPAVSDSLRGVTERTSSPTGYPVVSEPSRGVTERPSSPTGYPAVPESSQGMRAAMERQSSSTGFPTVAEPPSGVTQRKSSPTGYPTVSDASRGMEAHPSAPTEHELPHGLRGIADRRSSPSSASAVHESPQGTRPAEEPSTYGARSSSHSDFSEPRLSSSPSTAPEDVPSSGRPAAVVTSRPMAERKSSPTGYATVAEPAPGTRAVTERTSSRHPAIAEPSSGSRFVTEYPALTGHVSGLDSSPSRAEVDSPRPTSLSSSESAPAFREAPVATRLDLSPTTPIPLVEPSASSSEAAGESSSAPAQPGTSPARGPSTAKPRGRVLVVDDDALVSGAIRRTLARENDVDVVVSARQALERLSEPVPRRYDVVLCDLMMPEMTGMDLYDALVRTAPAVAERVVFITGGAFTPTARTFLERVENPRVEKPFDPEALRGLIRAEVARARGDVT, encoded by the coding sequence ATGTGGATTCCGGGGCATCGGCCCCGTGCCGTCTGGCGCGGGCTCTTGGGGGTGGTCCTGCTTGCCGGGCTTGTCCTGGCGCGGCCGGGCTTCGCCTTGGACCCGCAACGACGGGTGTCCCAGTACAGCCAGGATTCATGGCGCAGTGACGACGGGCTGCCGCAGAACAGCCTGCTGGCGCTGGCGCAGACGCGCGACGGCTATGTGTGGCTGGGCACGTGGGAAGGCCTGGTGCGCTTCGACGGCGCGCGCTTCGTCGTCTTCGACAAGCGCAACACGCCGGAGCTGCGCAGCCACGCCATCAAGGCGCTCGCGGAGGATGCGTCCGGCGTCTTGTGGGTGGGCACGGACCAGGGCCTGGTGGCGTACGCGGAGGGCCGCTTCCAGCGGGCGCCCGGAGCCTCCGCGCCGCTCGAGGGCGTGCGGGTGGAGGAGCTGCTCGTCGGGGAAGGCTCGCTGTGGGTGGGCACCTCCGGAGGGCTGTGGCAGGTGCCGCTGGGCGAAGGCGTGGCGCGGCACTTCACGGAGGCGGATGGCCTTCCGGGCTCCTTCATCACCGCGATTGCGCGAGCGGGAGGCGACAACCGTCTCTGGGTGGGCACGAAGGCGGGCGTGGCGCTGCTGGAGGGCGGGCAGGTGTTGCGCACGCCCTTCCCCGTGCCCGGGCCGGACCCGCACCCGGGCGTGACGGCGCTCTACCAGGATGTCTCCGGGACGCTGTGGATGGGGACCGACGCGGGCCTCTTCTCGTGGAACGGGGCGGTGGTCACCCGCTTCACGGTGGCGGAGGGGTTGCCGGCCATCGTCACCGCGCTGTTCGCGGACAGCCAGGGCAGCCTCTGGGTGGGCACCCGGCGCGGCGGGCTGGTGCGGCGGGAGGCGGATGGCTTCAGCGCTCCGCTGCACGGCGCGGGGCTGGCGGAAGCGGAGGTGCTGTCGCTGCTGGAGGACCGGGACGGCTCGCTGTGGGTGGGCACGTACTCGGGCCTGTTCCGGCTGAGGGACGGGCCGTTCGCGACGTACGGCGGGCCGGAGGGCCTCACCAACGAGACGGTGAGCACGGTGCTGGAGGACCGGCGCGGCACGGTGTGGTTCGGCACGGTGGGCGGCGGGCTGTTCTACCTGCGCGACGGGCGCATCCAGCGCATGGAGGACTTCGAGGGAGGCACGGACCCGGTCATCACCGCGCTGCACGAGGCCCCGGACGGGACGCTGTGGGCGGGCTCGAAGGCGGGCGCGTTCCGGTACGACGGCCACCGCTTCGCGAAGTCCTCGCGCGTGCAGGGGCTGCCGGACGACGTGGTGACCTCCATCCTGGTGGACTCGCGCGGCACGCAGTGGTTCGGCACGCGCAAGGGCCTGGCGCGGGTGCGCGGCGGCGACGTCATGGTGTTCGGTCCCCGGCAGGGCCTGGGGGAGCCGGTCATCGTGATGGCGGAGGACGCGGCCGGCGCGGTGTGGCTGGGCTCCGAGGGGGGCCTGTGGCGCTACGAGGAAGGCAAGGGGCTGCGCCGCTACACGCTGAAGGACGGGCTGCCGGGAGAGGTGGTGCTGTCGCTGCTGACGGACCCGGACGGCACGGTGTGGGTGGGGACGGAGACGGGGCTGGGCCGGTGGCGCAATGGCGAGTGGACGCGCTACTCGGTGTCGCAGCACGGGCTCTACGACGACGCGGTGTTCAGCATCGTCTCGGATGGCGACGGCTACCTGTGGATGAGCAGCAACAAGGGCGTGTCGCGCGTCTCCCGCCGGGAGCTGGACGAGGTGGCGGACTCGCGCCGCTCGCGGCTGGCGGTGATGGGGTTCGACCAGACGGACGGCATGCGCTCGGCGGAGTGCAACGGGAACACGCAGCCGTCGGGGTGGCGGGGGAAGGACGGGAGGCTGTGGTTCACGACCATCCAGGGCGCCATCGTCGTGGACCCGGTGCGCGTGCGCGCCAGCCGGCAGCCGCCCGAGGTGCGCATCGAGGAAGTTCGCGTGCAGGGGCAGCTGGTGCCGGTGAAGGGGCCGGTGGAGCTGCGGCCGGATGGGTCCCGGCTGGACATCCGCTTCACGGCCTTCACGCCGGGAGACGCGGTGCGGCTGCCCTTCCGCTATCGCCTGGTGGGGCATGACGACGGCTGGGTGCGCGCGGAGATTCGCCGGGCGACGTACACGGGGCTGAGGCCCGGGCGCTACCGCTTCGAGGTCCAGGCCGAGGGACGCGACGGCGGATGGACGGAGCCGGTGTCGCTGGAGGTGCTGCTGGAGCCGAGCCTCTGGCAGCGCACGGACTTCTGGGCGCTGTTCGTGCTGGGGCTCGGGATGCTGGGCGTCAGCGTGTACCTGCTGCGCGTGGGGCAGCTCAAGGCGCGCGAGCGGTGGCTGGAGGAGCGCGTGCAGGAGCGCACGCGGGAGCTGGCGCGCGCGAACGAGGAGCTGGAGGCGAACGTGCGCACGCTGCGGCAGACGCAGGCGCAGCTCGTCCAGGCCGGGAGGATGGCGGCGGTGGGGCAGCTCGCCGCGGGCGTGGGGCACGAAATCAACAACCCGCTGGCGTACATCGTGTCGAACCTGGAGCACGCGAGCGAGGAGTCGGATGCGCTCGCGCGGGAGCTGGGGGAGGCGCGCGACGCGGGGATTCGGCTGCGCGAGGTGGGGCAGGCGCTGCGCGAGGCGTTGCATGGCGCGGACCGGGTGCGGCGCATCGTCCGGGACTTGAAGACGTTCTCCCGGCCGGACGACGAGATGCAGGGGCCGGTGGAGCTGGGGGCGGTGCTCGACTCGGCGGTGAAGATCGCGATGGGCGAGCTGCGGCCGCGCGCGAAGGTGGTGCGCGACTACGGCGATGTGACGTGGGTGGAGGGGAGCGAGGCGCGGCTGGCGCAGGTGTTCCTGAACCTGCTCATCAACGCGGCGCAGGCGCTGCCGGAGGGGCATGCGGAGGAGAACGAGGTGCGCCTCGTCACGCGCGCGGGGCCGGAGGGCTGGGTGGTGGCGGAGGTGCGGGACACGGGCACGGGCATCGCGCCGGAGTCGCTGGGCCGCATCTTCGACCCGTTCTACACGACGAAGCCGGTGGGCGTGGGGACGGGGCTGGGGTTGTCGCTGTGCCATGCGTACGTGACGGCGATGGGCGGGACCATCTCCGTGGAGAGTGAGCTGGGCCGCGGGTCCGTGTTCCGGGTGGCGCTGCGTCGCGCCAGGGATGTGTCCGCGGTGATGTCCGCGGAGGGGCGCAGGCGGGGCGTGACGGGGAGCAGGTCCGTGCGCGGCACGGGCGAGCGCGCGGCGTTCGGAGAGCTGGGGCAGGGCGCGAGGTCGACGGCGGACCGGGCCTCCTCGTCCTTGGGCCATCCGGCGGTGTCCGATTCATTGCGAGGAGTGACGGAGCGGACGTCGTCACCGACGGGCTACCCCGTGGTGTCCGAGCCCTCGCGAGGGGTGACGGAGAGACCTTCCTCTCCGACAGGCTATCCCGCGGTGCCGGAGTCGTCGCAGGGGATGCGGGCGGCGATGGAGCGCCAGTCCTCCTCCACGGGCTTCCCCACCGTCGCCGAGCCCCCGAGCGGGGTGACGCAGCGCAAGTCCTCACCCACGGGCTACCCGACGGTGTCCGACGCCTCGCGAGGGATGGAGGCGCATCCGTCCGCCCCGACGGAGCACGAGCTTCCACACGGGTTGAGAGGGATTGCGGACCGCAGGTCCTCGCCGTCGAGTGCCTCCGCGGTGCACGAGTCACCCCAGGGCACGAGGCCCGCGGAGGAGCCGTCGACGTACGGCGCGCGGTCGTCGTCGCACTCGGACTTCTCCGAGCCTCGCCTCTCGTCCTCGCCGAGCACCGCGCCCGAGGATGTGCCGTCTTCGGGGCGCCCCGCGGCGGTCGTCACCTCCCGGCCCATGGCGGAGCGGAAGTCCTCGCCCACGGGCTACGCCACGGTCGCCGAGCCCGCCCCTGGAACGCGCGCCGTGACGGAGCGCACGTCGTCGAGACATCCCGCGATTGCGGAGCCCTCCTCGGGCTCCCGCTTCGTGACGGAGTACCCCGCGCTCACCGGCCATGTGTCGGGCTTGGACTCCTCGCCTTCCAGGGCGGAGGTCGACAGCCCCCGGCCCACGTCCTTGTCGTCCTCCGAGTCCGCCCCCGCGTTCCGCGAGGCCCCCGTCGCGACGAGACTCGACCTCTCGCCGACCACGCCCATCCCGCTCGTCGAGCCGAGCGCCTCCTCGTCGGAGGCGGCGGGAGAGAGTTCCTCTGCTCCCGCGCAACCGGGGACATCACCCGCGAGAGGCCCGTCCACGGCGAAGCCCCGAGGCCGCGTGCTGGTGGTGGACGACGACGCGCTGGTGAGCGGGGCCATCCGCCGCACGCTCGCGCGCGAGAACGACGTGGACGTGGTGGTGAGCGCGCGGCAGGCGCTGGAGCGGCTGAGTGAGCCCGTGCCGCGCCGCTACGACGTGGTGCTCTGCGACTTGATGATGCCGGAGATGACGGGGATGGACCTCTACGACGCGCTCGTGCGCACCGCGCCCGCGGTGGCCGAGCGCGTGGTGTTCATCACCGGCGGCGCCTTCACGCCGACGGCGCGCACCTTCCTGGAGCGCGTGGAGAATCCGCGCGTCGAGAAGCCCTTCGACCCGGAGGCCCTGCGAGGACTCATCCGGGCCGAGGTCGCTCGCGCGCGGGGCGACGTCACCTGA